The following proteins are co-located in the bacterium genome:
- a CDS encoding DUF2914 domain-containing protein: protein MKNRICLFFSLSVFVFLFPVYAEDAASDVSIPRAAICTDIQDREPVGSDVSFPETAGKLFFFTEIKSGSAGIIKHVWYYQNTKLDETELEYKAGQYRTWSYYRINPTRKGEWQVEAVINDTTVIKRLIFTIGNKE from the coding sequence ATGAAAAATAGAATTTGTTTATTTTTTTCACTGTCGGTTTTTGTTTTCCTTTTCCCAGTTTATGCCGAAGACGCGGCAAGCGACGTTTCTATCCCAAGGGCGGCCATATGTACTGATATCCAGGACCGCGAACCGGTGGGAAGTGATGTAAGTTTTCCTGAAACCGCCGGAAAACTTTTTTTCTTCACAGAAATAAAAAGCGGGTCTGCCGGCATAATAAAACACGTCTGGTATTATCAAAATACTAAATTAGACGAAACTGAATTAGAATATAAGGCAGGGCAGTACCGCACATGGAGTTACTACAGAATTAACCCCACCCGTAAAGGTGAATGGCAGGTAGAGGCAGTGATTAACGACACTACTGTTATAAAAAGGTTAATTTTTACAATAGGGAACAAGGAATAA
- a CDS encoding O-acetyl-ADP-ribose deacetylase, with product MESIKINNSTLFLVQGDITKQKTDAIVNAANSTLMGGGGVDGAIHHAGGPAILEECKEIRKKQGMLPTGEAVITTGGKLPAKYVIHTVGPVWKDGDHNEPGLLANCYRNSLKLAKEKGLKTISFPSISTGVYSYPINKASKIAVKTVVEFIVNNEDIEDIYFVLYDSYTYQAYNDALQKYVKK from the coding sequence ATGGAAAGCATTAAAATAAACAATTCAACCCTCTTTTTGGTCCAGGGCGATATCACAAAACAGAAAACGGACGCGATTGTAAATGCCGCTAATTCCACGCTTATGGGCGGCGGCGGGGTCGATGGGGCGATACACCACGCAGGCGGCCCGGCAATATTGGAGGAATGCAAAGAAATCAGGAAAAAACAGGGAATGCTGCCCACAGGTGAAGCCGTGATTACTACAGGCGGAAAACTTCCTGCTAAATATGTTATCCATACAGTCGGGCCTGTCTGGAAAGACGGAGACCATAACGAACCCGGGCTCCTGGCTAATTGTTATCGAAACAGCTTGAAACTCGCGAAAGAAAAGGGATTGAAAACCATTTCTTTCCCGTCTATATCCACGGGTGTTTATTCTTACCCTATTAATAAGGCCTCAAAGATCGCTGTTAAAACAGTAGTTGAATTTATAGTCAATAATGAAGATATCGAAGATATTTATTTTGTTCTTTATGATTCATATACGTACCAAGCCTACAATGATGCCCTTCAAAAATATGTAAAAAAATGA